CTGAACGCAGCCCTAGAAGGCCGCTACGCCATCGAGCGTGAGCTAGGCGAGGGCGGTATGGCGTGAAAGGTGCGTGCCATCTATGATCGGAGCTTGAACAAATGGGGCCTCTCGGTCCCGCCGCCGCAGTAGACGCCCCGTAGGACGCCCGCCCGACGACGTGACCTCTAGGCTCTTGCCAGGAGGGCTCAGAAATGAACCGACGGAACCCCTCTCGTATCTTCCCGGCTACCGTGCTGGGCCTGACCCTCGTGAGCTGCTCTGGCTCCCCCTCCGGCTCCACGGTCCTGACGGCCGACATGCCGCTGCACCTCGAGCAACATCTCGAAGTTGCCACCATCGTGGGCTCCGAGGTGCCGGCAGACGTTCCGACCGTCTTGGAATGGCGCTTCGACGAGCCCCAAGAAGACTGGAAGCCGGTAGTCCCGTGGAACCCGACGATCGATCCGGTCGAGGTCACGCAGCTCGACGACGCGCTGCGAGTCACGCTGACGGACGGTACGAGGAATCCGAACGGCAACCCGCGGGGCGGCCTCGTTCTCGAGGTGCCCGATTGGAACTACGAGGATCTGGCGCACCTCGTGGTGCGTGCTCGCACCTCCGATGCTGTCAGCGCCTTCTTCATCGGCTTCAACAGGCGAGAGGGGACCGGTACGGATACGAGCGACTCCAATCCATTCGAGCATGGAGGCGATGCGGTCCCTGTTGTACGCGACGGTACGGTGCAGACCTACCGGGCACGGCTGGATTTTTTCGGGGGGAATCCGCCACCGGAGGGACGGATTCGGCAGATCGCCCTGTGGTTCGCGGCCAGCGATCCGGCCAGCATCGACATCCTTTCCATCACACTGACCACGAAGGTGGCCAACTATGCCGACGCGGGTGCGGCCTCGCGCACGGAGATCCGTAACCGGATTTATCGGCAGGCTCTGTATACGCACACGCCGGGTAGCGTGGAGTATCGGGTGAAGATTCCGGAAGGTGGTCGGCTGGACTTCGCCATGGGGGTCTTGCGGGAAGATGTGCCCGTGACTTTCCGCGTCACGGTGATCCCTGATGGTGCCGGGGGTGACGATCCGACCACGCTGTTCGAGGAGCAATACGCGGTCAAGGAGGGCTGGGGTCAACGTTCGGTGGATCTGGCCGACTTTGCCGGCCAGACGGTGACGCTCGGCCTCGAGGCCGAATCTGAGGACGAAGGGCGAGTCGCTTTATGGGGAGCGCCTACCGTGACGGGCGCCGGGCAACCGCCTCTTCCCAACGTCATCTTCTACGTCTTCGACGGCGGTGCAGCGGACTACATGAGCGTTTACGGCTACAACCGTCGCACGACCCCGACCCTGGAGCGGCTGGCCCAGGAAGGCGTCGTGTTCGAGCGAGCGTACAGCAATTCCTCCTGGACCTTGCCCTCGACGGCCTCGTTCATGACTTCCCTACACACGAGTGTGATGGGGAGCTTGAGCGAAGCCGACGTCAACCCTGTGCCTGCCGAGGCCGTGACCATGGCCGAGCACATGCACCGGGCCGGCTACCAGACCGCTGTGTTCACGGGGAACCCCAACGCCGGGACCTTGAGTGGTCTCCAGCGCGGCGTCGATCTGTTTCGGGAGGACTGGGAGGACTTCTCGTACTTCGGTGGGAATAATCACAAGGAGTCCTCGAAGTACCTCCATGAGGGATTCTGGAGCTGGCGGGAAGCCTATCCCAGCCAGCCATTCTGGGCGCACTTCCAGACCACAGACACGCATGGGGACTTTCCGGCTCCGCCACCGTTTGGCGGGCTCTTTGTCACTGCGGAAGAGGCGGAGAGCCTTACGGAGTCGCGTGAGCGCCTGAGGGAGTTTGGCATCGTTGGGCATAATCCCTATTCTCCCGCCTGGGATTCTACGGGGATCAGCCGGACGGCGTTCTACTCTGTGGCCAAGGGCCTGTACGACGAAGCGATGGCCCACAACGACTATCGGCTCGGGCAGCTCATCGACCGGCTGAAGGCTGAAGGGGAGTGGGAGAATACGCTGTTGATCATCGGGGGCGATCACAGCATACGGGCGGCGATAGGTGGCGATGTGGGCCTCGAGCTCAACGACTCGCTGCCTCCCTTTTGGAGCTGGCCGATCCTCCGGCCCACTGTCACCAGGGTGCCCCTCATATTCGTATGGCCGGGCCACATCGAGGGGGGGCAGCGGATAGCCCATCCCGTATCGATGATCGACGTGCTCCCCACCCTTCTCGACCTGCTGGAGCTGCCCCCTGCCGAGATCGCACAGGGGCAGTCGCTGGCTCCTCTGATGTTGGGTCGAGAGGGATGGGAGCCGCGACCGGTGATCTTCGACGAGTTCTTGGTCGATCGCGAGACCGGGGAGCTGTCGGGGTTGATCGAAGTGGTGGACGGTCGTTGGGGCGCTTCGCTTCAGATCAACCCCGACCCGGAGACGCCGGAGCCGCGCCGCCGTCCCTCCCCTCTGTTGCTCTACGACCTGTGGAACGATCCGATGGCTCTGTGGAGCCTGCACGAGGAACGGCCCGACCTCGTCCAGAAGTACACCGCCTTCCTGGAGGAGCAGTTCGAGGCCCACATGGCCCTGGCGCAGTACTTCACGCCATCAGGTGAGGTCGCGCTGACCCCGGAGCAGCTGCGAACGCTACGCTCGCTCGGGTACATCCGGTGACGGGGAAGGGCTAGAAGAGATTCAGGCTGGCTTGACGGCGAATTCGTGGATCATCCGGGCCTCCTTCTCATATCGTCATCGCGCGGGCTAGCACACCAGCACCCCCGTTGGCGCATCGAGCAACTTTCGCGCATGATAGACCTGGGCGCCGAGCCGCCGGGGCCACCCGACCCATGGCTCGCGCCTCGCCAACTGGAGGACCCGCGATGACCTTCGGTCGCGCCGCCTCTCGAATCTTCCCGGCTACCGTGCTGAGCCTGACCCTCGTGAGCTGCTCAGGCTCGCCATCCGGCTCCACGGTCCTGACAGCCGATCTGCCGCTCCACCTGGAGCAGCACTTGGACGCTGCCACCATCGTGGGCTCCGAGGTGCCGGCGGACGTTCCGACCGTCATGGAATGGCACTTCGACGAGCCCCAAGAAGACTGGAAGCCGGTAGTCCCCTGGAACCCGACGATCGATCCGGTCGAGGTCACGCAGCTCGACGACGCGCTGCGAGTCACGCTGACGGACGGTACGAGGAATCCGAACAACGGCAACCCCCAGGGCGGCCTCGTTCTCGAGGTGCCCGATTGGAACTACGAGGATCTGGCGCACCTCGTGGTGCGTGCTCGCACCTCCGATGATGTCAGGAACTTCCGCATCCTCTTCAATCGACGCGAAGGGACCGGGACGGATACAGACTTCCCCGATCCATTTGAGTATTGGGGCGAGGGGGTCCCTGTTGTAAGCGACGGTACGGTGCAGACCTACCGGGCGCGGCTGGATTTCTTTGGGGGGAATCCGCCACCGGAGGAACCGATTCGGCAGATCGGCCTGTGGTTCGCGGCCAGCGATCTGGCCAGCATCGACATCCTTTCCATCACGCTGATCCCGAAGGTGGCCAACTATGCCGACGCGGGCGCGGCCTCGCGCACGGAAATCCGCAACCGGATCTATCGGCAGGCTGTGTATACGCACACGCCGGGGCGCGTGGAGTATCGGGTGAAGATCCCGGAGGCCGGCCGGCTCGACTTTGCGATGGGTGTCTTGCGCGAAGATGTGCCCGTGACTTTCCGGCTCACGGTGATCCCTGATGGTGCCGAGGGTGGTGAACCGACTACGGTGTTCGAGGAGCACTATGCGGACAAGAAGGCCTGGGGCCAGCGCTCGGTGGATCTGGCCGACTTTGCGGGCCAGACCGTGACGCTCGGCCTCGAGGGCGAATCCGAGGCCGAAGGGAGAGTCGCTTTATGGGGAGCGCCGACCGTGACGGGCGGCGGGCAGTCGCCTCTTCCCAACGTCATCTTCTACGTCTTCGACGGCGGTGCGGCGGACTACATGAGCGTTTACGGCTACAACCGTCGCACGACCCCGACGCTGGAGCGGCTGGCCGCGGAAGGCGTCGTCTTCGAGCGAGCGTACAGCAATTCCTCCTGGACCCTGTCCTCGACGGCCTCCTTTATGACTTCCCTACAGACGAGCGTGACGAAGAGCTCGATAGGCGGCGTCAACCCTGTGCCTACCGAGGCCGTGACCATGGCCGAGCACATGCACCGGGCCGGCTACCAGACCGCGGTGTTCACGGGGAACCCCAACGCCGGGACTTTGAGCGATCTCCAGCGCGGCGTCGATTTGTTCCGGGAGGACTGGGAGGACTTCTCTTACTTCGGTGAAAACAACCATAAGGAGTCCTCGAAGTACCTCCACGAGGGATTCTGGAGCTGGCGAGAGGACTATCCCAGCCAGCCGTTTTGGGCGCACTTCCAGACCACTGACACCCATGGGGACTTTCCGGCTCCGCCACCCTTCGGCGGGCTCTTTGTCACAGCGGATGAGTGGGAGAGTTGGAATGAATCGAACCAGCGGCTAGGTGAGTTTGGC
This genomic stretch from Gemmatimonadota bacterium harbors:
- a CDS encoding sulfatase produces the protein MNRRNPSRIFPATVLGLTLVSCSGSPSGSTVLTADMPLHLEQHLEVATIVGSEVPADVPTVLEWRFDEPQEDWKPVVPWNPTIDPVEVTQLDDALRVTLTDGTRNPNGNPRGGLVLEVPDWNYEDLAHLVVRARTSDAVSAFFIGFNRREGTGTDTSDSNPFEHGGDAVPVVRDGTVQTYRARLDFFGGNPPPEGRIRQIALWFAASDPASIDILSITLTTKVANYADAGAASRTEIRNRIYRQALYTHTPGSVEYRVKIPEGGRLDFAMGVLREDVPVTFRVTVIPDGAGGDDPTTLFEEQYAVKEGWGQRSVDLADFAGQTVTLGLEAESEDEGRVALWGAPTVTGAGQPPLPNVIFYVFDGGAADYMSVYGYNRRTTPTLERLAQEGVVFERAYSNSSWTLPSTASFMTSLHTSVMGSLSEADVNPVPAEAVTMAEHMHRAGYQTAVFTGNPNAGTLSGLQRGVDLFREDWEDFSYFGGNNHKESSKYLHEGFWSWREAYPSQPFWAHFQTTDTHGDFPAPPPFGGLFVTAEEAESLTESRERLREFGIVGHNPYSPAWDSTGISRTAFYSVAKGLYDEAMAHNDYRLGQLIDRLKAEGEWENTLLIIGGDHSIRAAIGGDVGLELNDSLPPFWSWPILRPTVTRVPLIFVWPGHIEGGQRIAHPVSMIDVLPTLLDLLELPPAEIAQGQSLAPLMLGREGWEPRPVIFDEFLVDRETGELSGLIEVVDGRWGASLQINPDPETPEPRRRPSPLLLYDLWNDPMALWSLHEERPDLVQKYTAFLEEQFEAHMALAQYFTPSGEVALTPEQLRTLRSLGYIR
- a CDS encoding sulfatase-like hydrolase/transferase, whose protein sequence is MTFGRAASRIFPATVLSLTLVSCSGSPSGSTVLTADLPLHLEQHLDAATIVGSEVPADVPTVMEWHFDEPQEDWKPVVPWNPTIDPVEVTQLDDALRVTLTDGTRNPNNGNPQGGLVLEVPDWNYEDLAHLVVRARTSDDVRNFRILFNRREGTGTDTDFPDPFEYWGEGVPVVSDGTVQTYRARLDFFGGNPPPEEPIRQIGLWFAASDLASIDILSITLIPKVANYADAGAASRTEIRNRIYRQAVYTHTPGRVEYRVKIPEAGRLDFAMGVLREDVPVTFRLTVIPDGAEGGEPTTVFEEHYADKKAWGQRSVDLADFAGQTVTLGLEGESEAEGRVALWGAPTVTGGGQSPLPNVIFYVFDGGAADYMSVYGYNRRTTPTLERLAAEGVVFERAYSNSSWTLSSTASFMTSLQTSVTKSSIGGVNPVPTEAVTMAEHMHRAGYQTAVFTGNPNAGTLSDLQRGVDLFREDWEDFSYFGENNHKESSKYLHEGFWSWREDYPSQPFWAHFQTTDTHGDFPAPPPFGGLFVTADEWESWNESNQRLGEFGGRDPYSSAWDSTGISRTAFYSVAKGLYDESMAHNDYQLGRLVDRLKAEGEWENTLLIIGGDHSIGAAFTDMGLALSDSLPPRWSQPMLRPTISRVPLMFVWPGHIEGGQRIAHPVSMIDVLPTLLDLLGLPAAEIAQGQSLAPLMLGREGWEPRPVILDEFYYSFPTGELGGAIEVVDGRWGASLEINPDPAYTAGPRRRPSPLLLYDLWNDPMALWSLHEERPDLVRKYTAFLEEQYEAHLALSQYFTPSGEVELTPEQLRTLRSLGYIR